From the Kribbella sp. CA-293567 genome, the window GGTGACGGCGACACGACCACGGTCGGCGCGAGCCGGCGGAACCGGATGCCGGGCAGGTTGGAGCTCAGCAGGCCGGTGAGCACGTTCTCGTCGTCACAGCGCAGGTACGTCGAGGCGGCGCCGATCCGCAGTACGCCGTGCCGCCGGGCGATGTCGTCGATCAGGTACGTGAGCGGCTGCGGGACCGGGGTCCGCGAGTGCTCCGCCAGCCATTTGTGCAGCTGGTCGCTGGTCCGCCCGAGGTCGAAGGCGCGCCGGATGGAGCCCTCGCTGAAGCGGAAGACCCCACCGCCACCCTGGGACTCCATGTCCGCCATGGCAGCCAGCTCGTCCTGTACTTCGCGCACGAGCGGCCCGGGCGCGACCGCGGTCAGGTCAGCCTGCAGCAGGATCTCCGACACCGGCTCCGGGACCAGCGGCTGGATGGCAGCGGCCAGCTCCTCGATCGACGGTTCGTCCTTCAACAGCGGAGCCGCATGCGCTGCAAGCGTGCCGAGACCGGTCAACCCGAGCAGAGCGGCCTCTGTGATGGTCCACTCGACCAGGTCGTCCCGGAACTGCCCACCGCGCCGCGGCCGATGCCACGCAACCCAGGTGACCACAGACTCGACCGCGGGCGCCGTGCCCTCAGCAGCCTCGGCCAGCGCCTGCAACGTGAGCAGCCGGATCTCAGGAGCCAACAGACGCTCCAGGTCAGGTGCCAGCGCGTTGACGAGCCGTTCACGAGCAGCAGCGGTCGCACCGCCACTGTCGCGCTTGCCGATGAGTCCGATCGCCCGCAGCCCGGTGAACCAGGCATTGACCAGCACAGCCCAGCGGCGGGCAGTGTCGAGCTCCAGCCAGTCGTCGTAGGCGCCAGTGGGCAACCACATCTCACTGTTGGCGACCTCGACAGCGGCAACCAGCCCAGCGGAGTACGCGATCTCCAGGACGGCTCCGGCGGTCTGCTCGTCGGTGCCGACCTTGGTGGCCAGAGCGCGCAGCTCACGGACGCCGATGCCGCCAGTACGCAGTACTGGCGGTGGCTCTGTGCCGAGCTGCTCCAGAGTGCGGTCGACCTGACGCACGAGGTCCAGCGCTGCACCAGCGGCGGCACCGTCAGCGATCGCGTTCGAGACCGGCTTGCCGTCCAGCGGCGGTGGTGTCGGCCGAGTAGTGGCGAGCACTCGTCCGCCACGCAGGTGCAGGCCGATCTGCCGAGGCAGTACGACGGTGGTCGCGTCCCTCGGTACTACGAGGCCGCGGGCCAGCAACTGCTCGATCGGTGAGCGGGCAGAGGCGATGGTGACCGG encodes:
- a CDS encoding helicase C-terminal domain-containing protein, encoding MSNTERTRPRTLAEALRGWDDHALGQLLRHRPDLATPIPADTGQLAARATTNASAARAINRLDEFSVDLLEALSALTEPVDVPALAKGVGQPVEVVQPRVTELLALALVWGTEDDLRPIRAVHELLGPTPAGLGPLTTRHFGDLDKLIEDAGPEAREVLEKLTWGPPTGTVEKAERPVTIASARSPIEQLLARGLVVPRDATTVVLPRQIGLHLRGGRVLATTRPTPPPLDGKPVSNAIADGAAAGAALDLVRQVDRTLEQLGTEPPPVLRTGGIGVRELRALATKVGTDEQTAGAVLEIAYSAGLVAAVEVANSEMWLPTGAYDDWLELDTARRWAVLVNAWFTGLRAIGLIGKRDSGGATAAARERLVNALAPDLERLLAPEIRLLTLQALAEAAEGTAPAVESVVTWVAWHRPRRGGQFRDDLVEWTITEAALLGLTGLGTLAAHAAPLLKDEPSIEELAAAIQPLVPEPVSEILLQADLTAVAPGPLVREVQDELAAMADMESQGGGGVFRFSEGSIRRAFDLGRTSDQLHKWLAEHSRTPVPQPLTYLIDDIARRHGVLRIGAASTYLRCDDENVLTGLLSSNLPGIRFRRLAPTVVVSPSPPDLVLARLRDAGLAPLGESFDGVVHVTTAGNRRGEPPRRRTSRDFADNAMELTEDQVKAVIEKVRSGDRVAAERPAEHTSGDTIAPAETISVLSEAAEAHTRTWISYVDHNGTPAERIVEPVRVADGWLTAYDEDADQPRTYALHRIATARPVEK